A genomic stretch from Falco naumanni isolate bFalNau1 chromosome 8, bFalNau1.pat, whole genome shotgun sequence includes:
- the TMEM177 gene encoding transmembrane protein 177 produces MAVRFLQKASVWLKKRKITLLAVSCVGLFGANLSYHVFPEQTFKLLHECWSEGQPAELSQRLCGVFQDVLQDTAVKSTESYRAFAASGFHPVSAGIPWLPAGSLVGIPPNFDSTIEDKKGIVNHVVVINGKKVDWESNEGVALKEALTFSLGAQKFAIAREVMYLQSSSPLASAVVAPACLAGTFICGRVIKLLLGLSPGPVILHAICNLVTAAGGLLCYYISYDAVTYHLDCKADRKAATVSKDYARGGVEFYDKILSRNRILRGLMGKEGIKMYAPSGNLFPRYWFRIKYTPYTYRRDLIVNILRELQA; encoded by the coding sequence ATGGCAGTGCGGTTCCTGCAGAAGGCATCTGTGTGGTTAAAGAAGCGCAAGATCACTTTGTTGGCTGTTTCTTGCGTGGGACTGTTTGGCGCTAACCTTTCCTATCATGTGTTTCCTGAGCAGACATTCAAACTGTTGCACGAGTGCTGGTCAGAGGGGCAGCCAGCTGAGCTTTCACAGAGGCTCTGTGGTGTCTTTCAGGATGTCCTTCAGGATACTGCTGTGAAGTCCACTGAGTCCTATCGAGCCTTTGCAGCTTCTGGCTTCCACCCTGTGAGTGCTGGTatcccctggctgcctgcaggctcttTGGTGGGCATCCCGCCTAACTTTGATAGCACAATTGAGGATAAAAAAGGAATAGTCAACCATGTTGTTGTGATCAATGGCAAGAAAGTAGACTGGGAGAGCAATGAAGGTGTTGCTTTGAAGGAAGCTCTGACATTTTCACTTGGAGCTCAGAAGTTTGCCATTGCCAGAGAAGTTATGtatttgcagagcagcagccctttGGCAAGTGCAGTTGTGGCTCCAGCTTGCTTAGCTGGTACATTTATCTGTGGGAGAGTTATAAAGCTACTTCTGGGTTTATCTCCTGGCCCCGTAATACTTCATGCCATCTGTAACCTCGTAACTGCCGCTGGTGGGCTACTGTGCTATTACATTTCTTATGACGCCGTGACCTATCACCTAGACTGCAAGGCTGACAGAAAGGCAGCTACTGTTTCCAAAGACTATGCCAGAGGTGGGGTTGAATTTTATGACAAAATCCTGTCCCGCAACAGGATTCTTCGTGGTCTGATGGGCAAAGAAGGGATAAAAATGTATGCCCCGAGTGGTAACCTTTTCCCAAGGTACTGGTTCAGAATAAAGTATACCCCGTACACTTACCGAAGAGATTTGattgttaatattttaagagAGCTCCAGGCATAG